The Porites lutea chromosome 9, jaPorLute2.1, whole genome shotgun sequence sequence CATGACAAGTGTTGGAGGGAAAAGACAAAGTAAGGCTGGGAGATGGTTCGAACAAAGAACCCCCAACACGATGATAAATACAACGTAACCTGAAACCCATGACGACTGAACTTCCTGTGTTGTAAATACAACGTAGCCCATCTCTTCGATACTCTCCTTTACTTCTTTTCGAAAGTCTCTGGGTCTTAAAATCGTTATGCTTCTGGGCTCAAAGTGGCAAAACCCTTTGATTTGTCCTTCCTCGTAGCAACTAACAATCCAAGTCAAAGTCCAAACGCCTTTAATTCCGCGAGAAAAGCTGGAAAGCGTAATGTTTGCCGGTGTCGATACGTTAAAGTTGTAAAAAGCGATTTATAAGATGTTTGGTTAAGGCATTTCTTATTCACCTCCAGGTCGTAGAGAACATTAAATGTGATCAGTCTCTTCTTTGTAAACACGGGATCACATTGTTTGGTGAAATCAGACTCATTAACTCTACAGTTCTAGCTACATGTTGTATGATTGCTGAAGCCCTCGCTGACAGAGTGCTCTTCTTCTGTACCACTGCGTTGATGTGAACCCTGGACAAGCTGCACGGCTAGTAACACCACAAAACAGTGCGGGGCAGCTGACAGCATCCTCAACAGATTTGGAAAAAACGCAATTACAGGTGCACAAGTACGAGCCGTAAACTTCAATCTGCTGCGTAAGCAAAATACTATATGCGCCTAGATGAGCAAAAACttgctttgcttgcttttttttctgcctcataaaaaaataaaaggaaatgtatttacatgtacattttttaaaatgactgaACCGAAATATCGAAAGACGCACGAGTGATCAAACATAGCTATATTTTGGAACAAGACTGATTGTTCCCGCCTCATCAATTCCAACAATGAAATATCCATAGACATATTAAAATTCACCTCTACATCAAGGGCATTCTCGATAAACAAACAGCCAAGGAACCCGGACTACTTAAACGCGCAGCACttaaacgtttttactaaaagaaGAAACCAAATTTCCACATTAAAATAACGTGAAGGGTTATACTTGAAGGGGCTAATAAGAAACTTGTCTAAAATACAACAGTCACTTCAGATTATAAGGTATTGTTTCAAGGTTTTCCGCTCAAATGACTTTTTACCTCGGCTCAGCAAGATCCCAACAAAGTTAAttaacaaagagaaaaagacGCGGATGCAATTTCCGCCATACATCTTTCAGTACTTGCACCTTCATAAGGCTAAAGAGTGCATAATTGGCTTGTAAGTGTtagcaaaaaaaatatagataatTTAAGTTGAAAAAGCAACTGTCGTCCATAAAGGTTAATTAAGGATTTTCTGAAAATGCTGTCAGCTGTGTAATCACTGAGGTCATTGTTGACATGCTATTTTGGGACATAGGCCTTGTTTTCTAGCGTCATCTTCGGAAATAACAGAATAAGAGTAATGGATGTACAGCTGTATGGGTCTAGAACTCGATCAGCGAACCCAGTCATCCATGGTGCTGTATCATGGGTCCAGTACCACCCCGCAAGTGATCGCAACAATAAATAACCTAGTTTTTAAAAACCTGTTCGGCTAAATTTGCCACTTATACCCCACAAAACAGGAACAAGTCTGTTTAACCTTTGCGTGTGATCCGcgctttaatttttcttattatAGTCGTATAAGCATGCATTTGTAAATACTTACTTCGTATGCAGACTTTAAAAGGTTCAGATAGGCTTAAGAGCACTACATTTTTACATCCCAAGGTGGACAGTACATTACAGTTCTTTCCAGTGCAGAGATAGATCTTGAAGGAAGTGATAGggtggtggggagggggggggggggggggggggcgatgcTCACCCAGAACCCAAGATACACGTGAAAAAAGGACCCGTCccaaaaataacattttctcgGCCCCGAACtttagtttggtctaaaaatagaGTGTAGGGGAGGGGGTTCTCGGGCCCCTCGCCTACATGCGTTCATTACTGAGCAGATTAAGCCATTTCCATCCCCTgtcttagcctgttccaggctccgagatagtatGGTCCGtaaaattgagaaagcgcgaacacaaTGCGTCATCCCCACTATCAGAGAGAAAGGAACAGGCTACCCTTGTCCATAAAACTGCTCCTTCATTCATTTCAAGAAATTCGTTCAGTTGATAACCTTACCCAGCTGTCTCATTAGCCTGCGTAGGCTACTGTCTCGTATTCAGCTACGAGGTATTAAAAATATCACCAGGTCACGGCTTTTTAGCTGAAAAGAAACCTAAAATAATAAAGTTGCAAACTCTACaagcattcattttttttaaaatgaagatatgattgtctcagtggtaattgcaatttaagcaattgcaaatatACCcaaaaagttgttattttgctaatcTAAAAGCATTCAGCTGGTAAGTTTAAGATCTATAGTATACATGCAGGGGTGGCTACAAATGGGGACAAAAGGttatattgaaaaaaatcaCTATTTAACCCTTTCCCCCTTAAAACTTGGGCCTGTGTCTTTAGCTGAAAGCAGGCTCTTTCTGTAATGCAGCATTAAACAACACACTGAGAAATTGAATGCCTTTGAAATAATACTCCACCTCAATATCACAGTAAACTCTTCCCCTAGCTAAGGACTAAAATCATGTATTAACTAGGAAAGGGCAAGGGAGGGAGCAGGGAATTTACATATATTAAGAGTGAAAGTTTAGACTCTTAGTCAAAGAGATGACCCCCTGTTAGTAGGGTACTTGAGTGTACCTCCTGGGGGTAAGAATACATGTAACAGTGCATCAGACTGTTAGACTCTGATTCTGAGGCTATAAGATGGTTACCGGTAATATTATAATACTGAACAATGATGCAGTCAATGAAAATCTCCTTCTTTGATCTAATTTAAAAGCACCTACTAGCCTCAATCATAACATTCATATTATTCATAATTTGGATTAAAATGGATTAAAATTGTCACTTTACAATTCCTTGCTCTTGCAGCATTTCTTTTAACTTGCCAGACTGGTACAGTTCAGCGGTTTCTGATCCTCCACCAATGCTTGTTCCCTTAATGAACACATTAGGCACTGTTCGTCTCCCTGTCATTACCTGGAGGGCACTCTACAGACAAAAGGGAACATAGAAATCATTTCGATGAAAAAAACAACACCCTTCTGTATTAAAGTCACAATCAAACCCCTTGTCATGGACACCATTTCATTACAGAGAGTTTATCTGGTCCCAAAGATCCAAAACTTCATACAATCAACACCACTGTAGTTATCTGTACAACACTGCTGATTGCCACAAAAGGCAATGAAATTAATGATAATGGCCAATTTTCCTGACCATTGGTTCATGGGCCTGTGTGTGTATATCAAGATATGAAACAGTCAGGACATACAGCTTATAGGTGGTCTAAGAAAAATTTGCTAAAACGATCTGGTCCCAGACTGGTGTAAAACAGTGACATCATGCATGAAAATTGCTTTTTTCTGGTTTCATCTACAAAATTTTCTGAAATCTGAAAGAAAAGCttaaaactagtaataaccaaaggttacggagtgctgGTAACAACGATCGAATGTCAAAATGATATTGCTCCTGCCAAGTCCAGCGCTGTGCTTTGTGTAAGTTTCATGTGACTTGACAAGGGGTTTAATTTTGTCTGTGGTGCAGGTTACCTTTCATACCACTAATGACAGAAATTGACGGCCCCAAGCTAGCCCTTtaataaataatagtaataggACTGaatggagtccaattcggtctgtaatcatacaagtgattaacaaagtctgagtatgattacagactgaattggacgacacgaagttctgttaccaattattTATAACcgtaacaaaatttgtgatgtttaaggcttttttaaaattcaaacaaaagaaatcccaAGAGTTTTTTTCCAGCAGTAAAATAAAAAGGGCATTTAAGTGCGCACGAGCAAtgtactgtcctattacactgtcctattagtgctgaaatcaggacagttgatagccattAGATTTGAGGATTTTGTTATAGTAATGATTAAATGAAAAACACAGTTGAACCGCCATTACGAGGCCAGCACCCTCTATTAAGTAGTAGTCTCGAAATAATTGCCTCCACTAAGCAGCCACCTCTATCAAGCTGCCGTGGCCACCTTTTGGCTGTCCCAACAAGAGTTCTCCCATTGTTTTCGACTCTATTAAGCTGCCATCAAGCGCTTGGTACACTTTAATAGTTTGGCTTTATTTGAAGAATACGAGCCCTAGGATTTCGCAGTAACGAAAGTTTCTGGTACCATGTATTTACCGTGGTCTACAGTAACAGAACCAGAAAATAGTTTCGCAGTGCCTTTTTCAGCCTTAGGGGTCCATTTACagaaattcattattttttcagaCAGATACTTAACTACTTGGGCAATTCATTAGGTACGACTCATATATGACACTAAAATGTTTAGCATCTATCAGTTCCATCAGGAATTATACATTGCTGGTTTATGGCGCCGGTGTCCAGCgccaaaatttaaaaacatttaagagATGGGTTCCCATGAATTtcacaaaatataaaaaatattgttatggAACCAAAAAATTGCTTTCCATGGGAattgaaatcctagggcttgaGAATATGATGAAGGGAAATCCAGTCCAAGATAGGTGATGACTGATTGTGAACCATGGACTAATAATGCTGCTCCTGTCATGTGTTTGTTTCAAACTAAAGGGGATGTTTCTGCTAAAGGACATGCTCATGTTATgctaatagagtactaaagtgatgatgtcataaaaatgaaatttctgaaattatggcatttgtcaggatattctgaaagaacaatgtccaagaggcctacttgccaaaaatgagcatttcagggcaaattgtctctgagatgctagccggttatactcagaaaactccatacaaacccttctaattttttggggggtcaatccaaaaaaatttaaaagggtttgtatggagttttctaagcataactgggctacgatctcacagacaatttgccccgaaatgctcatttttggcaagtaggcctcttggacattgttctttcagaacatcctgacaaatcccataattccagaaatttcatttttatgataTCACACTTTAGTACACAtatcacactttagtactctatttatGATGAACCTCTATTGAGTGGCCAACCTCCAATAAGTGGCCACTTGCCAGTAACCCAAGGGTGGCTGCTTTAATGGAGGTTCATTTGTAATCTGAAGATTTTCAGTTTGAAGTGTTTAGAGTGGGTTGCTGAAATTATGCTTGCCTCATTGATTGCATGAACCCTTGACCAACATCAATATTTTCTCAGCAATAtcactacagtcgaacctgtattaagcggcaCTGTATTAAGCAGTCACCCGCTATTAAGCGGTCAGTTTTCAAATTCCCGAAAATTCTTCTCTTGATGTACTGTAATTTCAACCTCTGTTAAGGGGTCAACTCTATTAAGCGATCGCGGTCACCATTTGCGAAGTCTCATTGTCttaacctgtattaaacggtcaCACGGTGTCAATTACTTGTTCATACAGTTTCAAATATTAATACTCTAACACACCTGGTACAACAAttgattttcttgtttattttcgCAAATCATTAAAATGCCGGAAATGAATATTTCTATTTGAGGGCAAACGTCTGATTTGATCAGCACTGGAGATCGAATTTTGAACTGTATTTCTTGCAACCTGTATTGGGCGGTCAACTTGTATTGGGCGGTCACTTAGCCATTCCCTAAGGGTgactgcttaatacaggtttgactgtataatcaaaagaaaaggttgttATGAGAATTGGTAAAAAGATCACTTAAGGGAAAATGCATTGATCCTTTGATgaattctctcaactaactctttaaagaaaatatgtATGGAAATCTGTCTGGGGTACATGTATTTGAATGAGGATACTGGGGCTTCAAGGAATGAATACTCTGCACATTAATAAGAAGTTACATGTATACTTCCAGCTGGGAGCGAGAtcggaattgactgatgcatttgGTACAATCATGGTAAATACCCCAAAGTATTAAGATTTCTATCGGCAAACCATTACTATATAAATTTTCATCaccattttcattttgtctCTTAAATGGCTAACTTTCCATATTCTCACCTGGATCTCCGCAGCGTCTTGCCTTTGTTCGATTTCGTAAACTTTCATCTCCTCAACTCCTGCCTCACTTAAAATCCTCTTGGCTAGAACTGAAAACGGGCATGTTGTTTTGGAGAACACGACGACATTATGTTTTTTAATGGCTGACTCTATTAACGAAAGAGCTGCTCGTGAGGCGGACATCACTATAGTagtaaacagaaaaacaaagacaGCCTCCAAACTGTTCGTTGAAAGAGCTATCGCTGCATGTCCAGCCTGATAAGCCTGATTCTACGTCGCCATGTTGTCCGCCATTGTGAACCTACCCATAAAGTATAGCGAGCATCTATCGTGCCCAGGCTCCAGGGTTTGAAACCTCTCACACAGAGTTCTTGGCTTCTTATTCAAACTTGCCATCctttaaaaggcaaaaattgtGAGAATTGGAACCTAGAGCTAGGAAAAGTAGTGAGAAATGGGTAAAAAGTCTTGAGATGTTCCATATTTCCTAGTGGAAGTTGAAAAAGAGAAACATTAAGTCATCACGTCTGCACAATTTGTGGCAGAAGCAAGTCGCGACCGCTAAACGTTTTCTTTGGATAGAGCTGTGGCTATCTATTGATGTCTAACTTGGAAACGAACCCTACAACACCAAGCGTGACCATTCGAGAAAGCGTGGGAAATCAGTTCCCAACTCGTGCGAACCTGAGATAGGTCGTGAAATCGTGAGACTCAAGAAAAAGTCGTGAGACTTGGCAAGTCTGAGTGATTTATCCGGAGGATAGCTTTATCCAGCCTTTATTAAAACAACTTGGACTATGCGCCCGTTTCTCGAAACGCCCCGTAACGTTTCGGGTCCGAAGCCAAATATTGgaatcaaaacattttgaatagtagcacagttcgtggctcacaaaccagtcaatttcgCTTCCTTATCCGTTGGCAGTTTCaatgtatcattttcaaaattattgaaactttctTCTTGAATCAGGTGCAAAGGCGGCAAACACTAAACAGCTTTCCAGGCCCCAGATCACTAAACGTTACAGGCCTCTGGTTATATTGGAATTGACCCTTTTCACTTCTCACTTCCCCTCCCATCTCAGGTGCTTTGTTAGAAGATAAGCCTCTAATAACAGATTTAACGTTGTTCTCTAGTAAATTCTTAAAAGAGGACTCTAGTTCACCAACCCCAACAGTCTGAGGTTCAGTCTCATTAAGATCTGCAGGGTCTGTGATCAAACTAAAAGCCCTTAATCACACTTTAGCTTGCCTTCATGATTACTGTTAAATTTACTGTAGacgaacaggggtcttttttgcatgagcatgcgcgaccgctgaacaagcgatgtgcatggaggctcaccacagggtttgccttcatcaaaatggcgcgtctcaaagctaacatagcgattattttgctcgttggtcttggcgaatgtgctcgtgatttaacaaaatgtgtagtttgcaaaaaaaactctaacatggtcttaacaaaagcgaagtagaccggctttaacatacacgagctactatcaaatttcatctacCCACTTGACCTGAACAACagcgcgcgtatatgtagtgcctggaggattgcgctgGCCTCATCAAAAACTAAACAAAGTGCAAaaacgtttgttgatgcaagtaaacactttcaactttctttgttttgaaatcggaaaggaagagaaatatttaaaaaaaaacatagcaaatttcagcgagtgggttcAAAGTGCgcgcgaaagccgatgttcagttcagcagtgaattaatatatgttctacaattttcccagcactttaaagctacaaaattaaaagcacacgagacgtagattagtcacctggtgagatgtcGGTGGTTGTCACTttgtatgtctcgaacaataaaaaaaatgaacattcaataggaccgaaattaaagtccaatcttgtgaccgattttgatgaaacaaacggttaggtttcccaagaggtacagtaaacatgtgatgccgaccaaaagttaaaaatcattagaacatttcagttctggctaaaagcaaattcctgtaaaagatgcgttacaatgttagaccacgcaaaaacaagaagttctacaattttcctataaacaaactttgtatcgctaaaatacttaaggcaaaaactttctattccaactgaaaacggcctggtagtcgcccgctgatcgttattaatccactcccgaaatatggctaaatcagctattaacaaataattgacagaaatcctctacggcatcgagaaactgatttacatccgatttatagatAAACActaattaaagaaaattttgctcagtagctacgcatcagcaatgcattctatgccaaactttgcggttcttaaaggggaatcaagacacgagtcgagcgccaaacaacaacaagcagccatgttcgtgtcagacatccttgagtaacttgctctttcacctcgttcagcgcatcagtctccactttaaatcaacagatctttacttattttgtacaacgaagatctttcctaagttcctggtaccatttcaatctcaagcaagctttcaaagtgaacaatttggttcctatgactatgcagcacggtcgctgtcgctggtcgcgtgctctttgacaagtcagcggtcgcgcatgctcatgcaaaaaagacccttGTTCTGTAGACGTAAAGTAGGAAGTGACACAACGATGTGACAAAAGGATTTTGACAGATTTTAAACGGCAGTTAAGGACTTTACATACAGTGTTTGTTTCCTTGACTAATGAAAATCTCGCTTTCACATGAATTTTTGCAGC is a genomic window containing:
- the LOC140947807 gene encoding uncharacterized protein, translating into MSASRAALSLIESAIKKHNVVVFSKTTCPFSVLAKRILSEAGVEEMKVYEIEQRQDAAEIQSALQVMTGRRTVPNVFIKGTSIGGGSETAELYQSGKLKEMLQEQGIVK